One Pectobacterium polaris DNA window includes the following coding sequences:
- the mutM gene encoding bifunctional DNA-formamidopyrimidine glycosylase/DNA-(apurinic or apyrimidinic site) lyase — translation MPELPEVETSRRGISPYLIGHTILYAEVRNSRLRWPVSAEILSLSDEPVLSVRRRAKYLLIELTRGWIIVHLGMSGSLRVLPEYSEPEKHDHVDLVMDSGKVLRYTDPRRFGAWLWTDNPETCSVLAHLGPEPLEAEFSADYLYQASRGKKTAIKQWIMDNKVVVGVGNIYASESLFAAGIHPDRTAGSLNENDAAILVGVIKQVLQLSIEQGGTTLRDFLQSDGKPGYFAQELRVYGRNGELCRTCGTPIEIAKHGQRSTFFCRRCQK, via the coding sequence ATGCCTGAATTACCTGAGGTTGAAACCAGCCGTCGTGGGATTTCGCCGTATCTTATCGGCCACACCATTCTTTATGCTGAAGTGAGAAACTCACGTCTGCGCTGGCCGGTATCGGCTGAGATTCTTTCGCTGAGCGATGAGCCGGTGCTAAGTGTGCGTCGGCGGGCAAAATATCTGCTGATTGAGCTGACTCGTGGCTGGATTATTGTGCATCTCGGCATGTCTGGCAGCCTGCGGGTGTTGCCGGAATATAGCGAGCCGGAAAAACACGATCACGTTGATTTGGTTATGGACAGCGGTAAGGTGCTGCGTTACACCGATCCCCGACGTTTTGGTGCCTGGCTGTGGACGGATAATCCGGAAACTTGCTCGGTATTGGCGCATCTCGGGCCAGAACCCTTAGAGGCTGAATTCTCTGCCGATTATCTTTATCAGGCCTCACGCGGTAAAAAGACGGCAATCAAACAGTGGATTATGGATAACAAAGTCGTCGTCGGCGTAGGCAATATTTACGCGAGTGAATCGCTGTTTGCGGCGGGTATCCATCCTGACAGAACGGCTGGATCGCTAAATGAAAACGACGCAGCCATATTGGTGGGCGTGATTAAACAGGTGCTACAGCTTTCAATTGAGCAGGGTGGCACGACACTGCGTGACTTCTTGCAATCAGATGGCAAACCCGGTTATTTCGCGCAGGAGCTGCGAGTCTATGGCCGCAACGGTGAACTTTGTCGGACATGCGGAACGCCGATAGAAATCGCGAAGCATGGGCAGCGCAGCACATTTTTCTGTCGCCGCTGCCAGAAGTAA
- the rpmG gene encoding 50S ribosomal protein L33, with product MAKGVREKIKLVSSAGTGHFYTTTKNKRTKPEKLELKKFDPVVRQHVLYKEAKIK from the coding sequence ATGGCTAAGGGTGTTCGCGAGAAGATCAAGCTTGTTTCTTCTGCTGGTACTGGTCACTTCTATACCACTACGAAGAACAAACGTACTAAGCCGGAAAAATTGGAATTGAAGAAATTCGATCCAGTTGTCCGTCAGCACGTTCTCTACAAAGAAGCTAAAATTAAGTAA
- the rpmB gene encoding 50S ribosomal protein L28, with protein MSRVCQVTGKRPVAGNNRSHAMNATKRRFLPNLHSHRFWVEGEKRFVTLRVSAKGMRVIDKKGIETVLADLRARGEKY; from the coding sequence ATGTCCCGAGTCTGCCAAGTTACTGGCAAGCGTCCGGTGGCCGGTAATAACCGTTCCCACGCAATGAATGCGACCAAACGCCGTTTTCTGCCGAACCTGCACTCACACCGTTTTTGGGTTGAAGGTGAAAAACGCTTTGTAACGCTGCGCGTATCTGCGAAAGGTATGCGTGTTATCGATAAGAAGGGTATTGAGACGGTTTTGGCCGATCTGCGTGCCCGTGGTGAAAAGTATTAA
- the radC gene encoding RadC family protein: MGWEKGLAPREKLVRLGAESLTDVELLAIFLRTGLPGVHVMQLAEDLLAHFGSLYQLMAADQAAFHHARGVGISKYTQLKAIAELSRRLFFSRLAKEDAMLNPEATGQYLQLLLSRREREVFLVLFLDNQHHVIRHQEMFVGTINSVEVHPREIVREALKANAAALILAHNHPSGKAEPSQADRAITEQIVKACLLMEIRVLDHLVIGHGEYVSFAERGWI; this comes from the coding sequence ATGGGCTGGGAAAAAGGATTGGCACCGCGTGAAAAACTGGTGCGCTTAGGGGCTGAATCACTGACGGATGTTGAATTGCTGGCGATTTTTTTGCGCACGGGGCTACCGGGCGTGCATGTGATGCAGCTGGCAGAAGACTTATTGGCGCATTTTGGCTCGCTCTATCAACTGATGGCGGCCGACCAGGCAGCGTTTCATCATGCCAGAGGCGTGGGGATATCAAAATATACGCAGCTCAAGGCGATCGCAGAGCTGTCGCGGCGGCTATTTTTCTCTCGCCTGGCGAAAGAGGATGCCATGCTGAACCCGGAAGCGACCGGTCAATATTTGCAGCTACTGCTGTCCCGACGTGAGCGTGAAGTTTTTTTAGTTCTATTTTTGGACAATCAGCACCACGTTATTCGCCATCAGGAGATGTTTGTTGGTACGATTAACAGCGTAGAAGTCCACCCGCGTGAGATTGTGCGTGAAGCGCTAAAAGCAAATGCTGCCGCGCTAATACTGGCGCATAATCACCCGTCGGGAAAAGCGGAGCCGAGTCAGGCTGACCGTGCGATAACCGAACAGATTGTCAAAGCCTGTCTGTTAATGGAGATCCGCGTGCTCGATCATTTGGTTATTGGGCATGGCGAATACGTTTCTTTTGCCGAGCGCGGCTGGATTTGA
- the coaBC gene encoding bifunctional phosphopantothenoylcysteine decarboxylase/phosphopantothenate--cysteine ligase CoaBC, giving the protein MAHLLTFNRTMMMTEFSSLNALSGKRIVLGISGGIAAYKCPELVRRLRDGGADVRVVMTSAAKAFITPLTLQAVSGYPVSDDLLDPAAEASMGHIELGKWADLVILAPATADLIARVAAGMANDLLTTICLATSAPIAVVPAMNQQMYRAEPTQDNLRTLATRGLPIWGPDSGSQACGDVGPGRMIDPMEIVGLAQRHFSAINDLQHLNILVTAGPTREALDPVRFVTNHSSGKMGFAIAQAAAARGANVTLVSGPVSLATPQGVTRIDVGSALEMEHAVMEHAAQQHIVIGCAAVADYRAKHIADEKIKKQNQQGDEMTLTLVKNPDIIAGVAAMTKNRPYVVGFAAETQNVEEYARQKLARKKLDLICANNVSLFGHGFNSETNALHLFWQGGDTPLPQCDKRLLGQKLIDEIISRYDEKNRR; this is encoded by the coding sequence ATGGCGCATCTTCTGACTTTCAATCGGACCATGATGATGACGGAATTTTCCAGCCTGAATGCACTCTCCGGCAAACGAATCGTGCTGGGTATCAGCGGCGGCATCGCCGCGTATAAGTGCCCGGAACTGGTGCGACGCCTGCGCGATGGCGGAGCCGACGTACGAGTTGTCATGACCTCTGCCGCTAAAGCTTTCATCACGCCACTGACGCTGCAAGCCGTCTCTGGCTACCCGGTATCAGACGACCTGCTCGACCCTGCGGCTGAAGCCTCAATGGGCCACATCGAGTTAGGAAAATGGGCTGATTTAGTCATTCTCGCCCCGGCGACTGCCGATCTGATCGCTCGAGTTGCTGCTGGCATGGCGAATGACCTGCTGACCACGATCTGTCTGGCGACATCCGCCCCTATCGCCGTTGTCCCTGCGATGAATCAGCAGATGTATCGCGCAGAGCCCACGCAGGACAACCTGCGCACGCTGGCCACGCGCGGTTTACCGATCTGGGGGCCAGATAGCGGCAGTCAGGCATGTGGCGACGTTGGGCCGGGTCGCATGATCGACCCAATGGAGATTGTCGGGCTGGCGCAGCGTCATTTTTCTGCCATCAACGATCTGCAACATCTGAACATTCTGGTCACCGCCGGGCCGACGAGGGAAGCGCTGGATCCCGTTCGCTTTGTTACCAATCACAGCTCCGGGAAAATGGGCTTTGCTATCGCACAGGCCGCTGCCGCCCGTGGTGCGAATGTCACACTGGTCAGCGGCCCCGTTTCGCTCGCCACACCGCAGGGCGTCACACGCATTGATGTCGGCAGCGCATTGGAGATGGAGCACGCGGTGATGGAACACGCGGCGCAGCAGCACATTGTTATCGGCTGTGCGGCGGTTGCCGACTACCGCGCCAAACACATCGCCGATGAGAAGATTAAAAAACAGAACCAGCAGGGCGATGAAATGACTCTCACTCTGGTCAAAAATCCAGATATTATCGCCGGTGTCGCAGCCATGACGAAAAATCGTCCTTATGTTGTCGGGTTTGCTGCCGAAACCCAGAATGTGGAAGAATACGCCCGACAAAAACTGGCGCGTAAAAAGCTGGATCTGATTTGCGCGAACAATGTCTCTCTTTTCGGGCATGGTTTTAACAGTGAAACCAATGCGTTACACCTTTTCTGGCAAGGTGGTGACACGCCGTTGCCGCAGTGCGACAAGCGTCTTCTTGGCCAAAAATTAATCGACGAGATTATCAGCCGTTATGATGAAAAAAATCGACGTTAA
- the dut gene encoding dUTP diphosphatase — translation MMKKIDVKIVDPRVGQQFPLPTYATPGSAGLDLRACLDQAIELKAGETTLIPTGLAIHIADTGLAAVILPRSGLGHKHGVVLGNLVGLIDSDYQGQLMVSVWNRGQQTFTVEPGERIAQMVFVPVVQAEFNLVEDFVGSERGEGGFGHSGRS, via the coding sequence ATGATGAAAAAAATCGACGTTAAGATTGTTGACCCACGCGTTGGGCAACAATTCCCGTTACCAACCTATGCCACACCGGGTTCTGCTGGGCTCGATCTGCGTGCCTGTCTGGATCAGGCGATTGAACTCAAAGCAGGGGAAACCACGCTGATTCCAACCGGGCTGGCGATTCACATTGCCGATACCGGGCTGGCGGCGGTGATCCTGCCTCGCTCCGGGCTGGGCCATAAGCACGGCGTGGTCTTGGGGAATCTGGTGGGACTGATTGATTCGGACTATCAGGGACAACTGATGGTTTCCGTCTGGAACCGTGGTCAACAAACGTTTACGGTTGAACCGGGCGAGCGCATCGCACAGATGGTTTTTGTGCCCGTCGTTCAGGCCGAATTCAATCTGGTCGAAGATTTTGTCGGCAGCGAACGTGGAGAAGGCGGCTTCGGCCACTCCGGCCGTAGCTAA
- the slmA gene encoding nucleoid occlusion factor SlmA → MAEKENTKRNRREEILQALAQMLESSDGSQRITTAKLAANVGVSEAALYRHFPSKTRMFDSLIEFIEDSLTTRINLILQDEKETFNRLRLILLLILGFAERNPGLTRIMTGHALMFEQDRLQGRINQLFERIESQLRQVLREHKLRDGKGFQHDETLLASQLLAFCEGMLSRFIRSEFRYRPTQEFDTRWPLLAAQLN, encoded by the coding sequence ATGGCAGAAAAAGAAAATACGAAAAGGAATCGCCGCGAGGAAATTTTGCAGGCGCTGGCGCAGATGCTGGAATCCAGCGACGGCAGCCAACGCATCACCACGGCAAAACTGGCGGCGAACGTCGGCGTGTCCGAAGCAGCGCTCTACCGGCATTTCCCCAGTAAAACGCGGATGTTTGATAGCCTGATTGAATTTATTGAGGACAGCCTAACCACCCGCATTAACCTGATTCTGCAAGACGAAAAAGAAACGTTTAATCGTCTTCGTCTGATTTTGCTGCTTATTTTAGGCTTTGCGGAGCGGAACCCAGGGCTGACTCGCATCATGACTGGCCACGCGCTGATGTTTGAACAGGATCGCTTGCAAGGGCGTATTAACCAGCTGTTTGAACGTATTGAATCGCAGCTGCGTCAGGTGTTGCGCGAGCACAAGCTACGCGATGGCAAAGGTTTCCAGCATGATGAAACGCTGCTAGCCAGCCAGCTGTTAGCGTTTTGCGAAGGGATGCTGTCGCGCTTCATTCGCTCTGAATTCCGCTATCGTCCAACGCAGGAATTCGACACCCGTTGGCCGCTGCTGGCTGCACAGCTGAACTAA
- the pyrE gene encoding orotate phosphoribosyltransferase produces the protein MKAYQRQFIEFALSKQVLKFGEFTLKSGRISPYFFNAGLFNTGRDLALLGRFYAAALVDSGVEFDLLFGPAYKGIPIATTAAVALAEHHDRDLPYCFNRKEAKDHGEGGSLVGSPLQGRVMLVDDVITAGTAIRESMEIIGAHGATLAGVMIALDRQERGRAELSAIQEVERDYQCKVISIITLTDLIAYLAEKPEMAAHLDAVKAYREQYGI, from the coding sequence ATGAAAGCCTACCAGCGCCAGTTTATTGAGTTTGCACTCAGCAAGCAGGTATTGAAGTTCGGCGAGTTCACCCTGAAATCCGGGCGCATTAGCCCCTATTTCTTCAACGCCGGGCTGTTTAATACCGGACGTGACCTGGCCTTACTGGGTCGTTTTTATGCGGCAGCGCTGGTGGATTCTGGCGTGGAGTTCGATTTGCTGTTCGGGCCAGCTTACAAAGGCATTCCGATTGCGACTACCGCTGCTGTCGCGCTGGCAGAACATCACGATCGTGACCTGCCGTACTGTTTCAACCGCAAAGAAGCTAAAGACCACGGTGAGGGCGGCAGCCTGGTTGGTAGTCCGTTACAGGGCCGCGTGATGCTGGTGGATGACGTGATTACGGCCGGTACGGCGATTCGCGAATCGATGGAAATCATCGGTGCACACGGGGCGACGCTGGCGGGGGTGATGATTGCACTGGATCGTCAGGAACGTGGCCGCGCCGAGCTGTCCGCGATTCAGGAAGTGGAACGCGACTATCAGTGCAAGGTGATTTCGATTATTACGCTGACGGATTTGATCGCCTATCTGGCGGAAAAACCAGAGATGGCAGCGCATCTGGATGCGGTGAAAGCCTATCGTGAGCAGTACGGGATTTAA